The following proteins are co-located in the Anomalospiza imberbis isolate Cuckoo-Finch-1a 21T00152 chromosome 1, ASM3175350v1, whole genome shotgun sequence genome:
- the SYBU gene encoding syntabulin isoform X2, translated as MSAAGSKRSSFSRNRGPYGRNNGSLSYKSGVSPPASHGKDTSSTLCKNHLSPANIHQSYRASSASSSNSGSYKGSDSSPVMRRSGRYNSCGDNHSIKPQNPEQYLTPLQQKEVAVRHLKTKLKESESKLKERETEIEELKAQLGRMREDWIEEECNRVEAELALKEARSEIKQLKQVIESMRNSLAEKDKKIQKYFTDINIQNKKLESLLQSMEMAQNHSVRDEQCLEYTSDSEGKLLSLCATLPDSPITEDQGLEEVADSDLLLSEDRANGTDSSGESLTTTTSELSDPAPFSAAVNKEMLEIILDGKLTYCQEEEKSNMTVEQAIQTDVVPYSLDVEQLIQSIFRAQDTCPLSPPSSLKELGEFSLGSFSDSGVIVDLTPSDPNSAILLSPMESPCRRVEHRVNENRFMKELDFTETHDDEAFEYVNTGIKRRYWSSSLLGDLLAVAAPVVPTIVWALSTQRGGTDPIYNIGALLRGCCLVALHSLRRTPFNIKT; from the exons ATGTCGGCTGCTGGAAGCAAGAGATCTTCTTTTTCTCGCAA TCGTGGTCCTTATGGTCGAAATAATGGATCCTTATCATACAAGTCTGGAGTCAGTCCACCTGCTTCACACGGAAAGGACACTTCATCAACACTGTGCAAAAACCATCTGAGTCCTGCTAATATCCATCAGAGTTATAGGGCTTcttcagccagcagcagcaactcAGGCTCATACAAAGGAAGTGACAGCAGTCCAGTGATGAG gcGATCAGGGAGATACAATTCTTGTGGTGACAATCACAGCATTAAGCCACAAAATCCAGAGCAGTATTTGACTCCTCTGCAGCAGAAAGAAGTGGCAGTACGACATTTGAAAACCAAACTGAAGGAATCTGAAAGCAAACTTAAAGAAAG GGAAACAGAAATAGAAGAGCTTAAAGCTCAGCTGGGACGGATGAGGGAAGACTGGATTGAAGAAGAGTGCAATCGTgtggaggcagagctggccTTAAAGGAAGCAAGAAGCGAAATTAAGCAACTCAAGCAGGTTATTGAAAGCATGAGAAATAGCTTGgctgagaaagacaaaaaaattcagaaatacttCACAGACATAAACATTCAAAACAAGAAACTGGAATCTTTGCTGCAGAGCATGGAGATGGCTCAGAACCACTCTGTGAGGGATGAGCAGTGCCTGGAGTACACGAGCGACTCAGAAGGGAAGCTGTTATCATTGTGTGCCACCCTGCCAGACAGCCCCATCACAGAGGACCAAGGTCTGGAGGAGGTGGCAGACAGTGATCTGCTTCTTAGTGAGGACAGAGCTAATGGGACTGACTCATCTGGAGAGAGTTTGACCACCACAACCTCTGAGTTGAGTGATCCAGCTCCCTTCAGTGCTGCTGTAAATAAAGAGATGCTTGAAATCATTCTGGATGGAAAACTAACTTATTgccaggaggaagaaaaaagcaacatGACAGTGGAACAGGCCATCCAGACTGACGTGGTGCCATATAGCTTAGATGTGGAGCAGCTCATTCAAAGTATCTTCAGAGCTCAAGACACCTGTCCTCTAAGCCCACCTTCTTCACTGAAGGAATTGGGTGAATTTTCTCTTGGAAGCTTCAGTGATTCTGGTGTCATAGTTGACTTAACTCCCAGTGATCCCAATTCTGCCATCCTTTTGTCTCCTATGGAGTCTCCATGCAGGAGGGTGGAGCACAGAGTTAATGAAAACCGTTTCATGAAAGAACTTGATTTTACAGAAACTCATGATGATGAAGCCTTTGAGTATGTTAATACAGGAATAAAGAGGAGATACTGGAGCAGCAGTCTCCTTGGCGATCTTCTGGCTGTAGCAGCACCTGTTGTACCAACTATTGTGTGGGCTTTGAGTACTCAGAGAGGAGGAACAGATCCTATTTACAATATTGGAGCATTGCTTCGTGGTTGCTGCCTGGTGGCCCTGCACTCTTTACGCCGAACACCCTTCAATATCAAAACCTAA
- the EBAG9 gene encoding receptor-binding cancer antigen expressed on SiSo cells isoform X1, with the protein MAITQFRLFKVCTCLAAVLSFIKKLICRSGRGRKLSGDQITLPTTVDYSSVPKQPEVEDWSSWDEDAPTSVKIEGGNGNVAAQQNSLEQMEPDYFKDMAPTIRKTQKIVIKKREPLNFGIPEGNTGFSSRLAATQDIPFIHQSPELGDLDTWQENTNAWEEEEDAAWQAEEVLRQQKIAEREKRAAEQQRKKMEKEAQRLMKKEQNKIGVKLS; encoded by the exons ATGGCCATAACACAGTTTCGACTCTTTAAAGTCTGTACTTGTCTGGCAGCAGTgctttctttcattaaaaagtTAATATGCAG gtctgGAAGAGGGCGAAAGTTAAGTGGAGACCAAATAACTTTGCCAACCACAGTGGATTATTCGTCTGTTCCTAAGCAG CCTGAAGTAGAAGACTGGTCTTCATGGGATGAAGATGCACCTACAAGTGTGAAGATTGAAGGTGGCAATGGTAATGTGGCTGCTCAGCAAAATTCTTTGGAACAAATGGAACCTGATTATTTCAAAGATATGGCACCAACTATAAGAAAAACTCAAAAA aTAGTTATTAAAAAACGAGAGCCTTTAAATTTTGGGATTCCAGAGGGAAACACAGGATTCTCTAGCAGATTAGCAGCCACACAAGATATTCCTTTTATTCACCAATCT CCTGAACTGGGAGACTTGGATACTTGGCAAGAAAATACAAATGcctgggaagaggaggaagatgcTGCTTGGCAGGCAGAAGAAGTTCTTAg ACAACAGAAAAtagcagaaagggaaaaaagagcagcagaacagcagcgaaagaaaatggagaaagagGCACAAAGGCTAAtgaaaaaggaacaaaacaaaattgGTGTAAAACTGTCCTAA
- the EBAG9 gene encoding receptor-binding cancer antigen expressed on SiSo cells isoform X2, giving the protein MFSELGGILHFFFRSGRGRKLSGDQITLPTTVDYSSVPKQPEVEDWSSWDEDAPTSVKIEGGNGNVAAQQNSLEQMEPDYFKDMAPTIRKTQKIVIKKREPLNFGIPEGNTGFSSRLAATQDIPFIHQSPELGDLDTWQENTNAWEEEEDAAWQAEEVLRQQKIAEREKRAAEQQRKKMEKEAQRLMKKEQNKIGVKLS; this is encoded by the exons ATGTTTTCAGAGCTTGGAGGAatcctacatttttttttcaggtctgGAAGAGGGCGAAAGTTAAGTGGAGACCAAATAACTTTGCCAACCACAGTGGATTATTCGTCTGTTCCTAAGCAG CCTGAAGTAGAAGACTGGTCTTCATGGGATGAAGATGCACCTACAAGTGTGAAGATTGAAGGTGGCAATGGTAATGTGGCTGCTCAGCAAAATTCTTTGGAACAAATGGAACCTGATTATTTCAAAGATATGGCACCAACTATAAGAAAAACTCAAAAA aTAGTTATTAAAAAACGAGAGCCTTTAAATTTTGGGATTCCAGAGGGAAACACAGGATTCTCTAGCAGATTAGCAGCCACACAAGATATTCCTTTTATTCACCAATCT CCTGAACTGGGAGACTTGGATACTTGGCAAGAAAATACAAATGcctgggaagaggaggaagatgcTGCTTGGCAGGCAGAAGAAGTTCTTAg ACAACAGAAAAtagcagaaagggaaaaaagagcagcagaacagcagcgaaagaaaatggagaaagagGCACAAAGGCTAAtgaaaaaggaacaaaacaaaattgGTGTAAAACTGTCCTAA